Within the Anaerolineae bacterium genome, the region GCCATCCCGGTTCGAGAAAAAGGCGATGAACCGCCCGTCCGGCGACCAGGCCGGCGAGACATTGTCCGCGGCGTGCCCGGCCAGGGCAGAACTGCGCGTGAGCTGGGTGCGTTGGCCGGTCTCCAGGTCCAGCAGGAAGAGGTCCCAATGATCGTGCAGACGCACCATGTAGACCAGGCGACGGCCGTCCGGAGCAAGGGCCGGCGATGCGACGTACAGAT harbors:
- a CDS encoding PD40 domain-containing protein, producing LYVASPALAPDGRRLVYMVRLHDHWDLFLLDLETGQRTQLTRSSALAGHAADNVSPAWSPDGRFIAFFSNRDGTWRMYIMAADGSDQRPFLEEALAGLTFTYQNARERMVHWGPGTP